In the Microcoleus sp. FACHB-672 genome, one interval contains:
- a CDS encoding Dethiobiotin synthetase, which yields MDYKTARNFILSQGTALTTQKNPDAFLMLLKEGKPPVPGQMTSILLAVKIIGDALHENPDLDRQLVVALYSIAVESIQLFEAGYRAGVEWPPLLKEDLDRLALAVKNTFAGIPQGKDALDL from the coding sequence ATGGATTACAAAACAGCCCGTAACTTTATCCTCTCACAGGGAACTGCTCTGACCACTCAGAAAAATCCCGATGCGTTCCTGATGCTGCTCAAGGAAGGTAAGCCGCCGGTGCCAGGGCAAATGACTTCGATTTTGCTGGCGGTGAAAATCATCGGCGACGCTTTGCACGAAAATCCCGACCTTGACCGGCAACTGGTAGTCGCCTTGTATTCAATCGCCGTTGAAAGTATACAGTTATTTGAAGCCGGCTACCGAGCGGGTGTGGAATGGCCACCGCTGTTAAAAGAAGACTTAGACCGGCTTGCCCTCGCTGTGAAAAATACCTTTGCCGGCATCCCGCAAGGCAAAGATGCGCTTGATTTATAA
- a CDS encoding DUF5615 family PIN-like protein — protein sequence MLRLLSDENFNGDIVRGLFLCQPDLDLLRVQDVGLRKVDDQAILDWAANNERILLTHDRATMPDFAYERLARGEQMAGLFVVNDRMPVRQVIDELLLLIDCSEQPEWKGVVLYLPL from the coding sequence ATGTTGAGATTGCTAAGCGATGAAAACTTTAATGGTGACATTGTTCGAGGACTGTTTCTGTGTCAACCTGACCTTGATTTACTTCGGGTTCAGGATGTCGGTTTGCGGAAAGTAGACGATCAAGCGATTTTAGATTGGGCGGCAAACAATGAGCGCATTCTTTTAACCCATGATCGTGCAACTATGCCAGACTTTGCTTATGAACGTTTGGCTAGAGGAGAACAGATGGCGGGGTTATTTGTAGTAAATGACCGAATGCCGGTTCGACAAGTGATCGATGAGTTGTTACTGCTGATAGATTGTAGTGAGCAACCCGAATGGAAGGGAGTTGTATTGTACTTACCTTTGTGA
- a CDS encoding DUF433 domain-containing protein, with protein sequence MVYLIHKNEPMILVLEREAPPLWEDETGAIRVGNSRVLLEIVIRAFQDGASPESIVHRYSTLSLSDVYNTIGYYLRHQNAVEMYLNQREQLAESVQQRLSSIQPDLSLIRSRLLSQEQS encoded by the coding sequence ATGGTGTATCTGATACACAAGAATGAACCCATGATCCTCGTTTTAGAGCGTGAGGCACCTCCTCTTTGGGAAGATGAAACTGGAGCGATTCGAGTTGGAAATTCAAGGGTTTTGCTAGAGATTGTAATCCGAGCATTTCAAGATGGCGCATCCCCTGAGTCTATTGTTCATCGGTATTCAACTCTGTCATTGTCTGATGTCTACAACACAATCGGTTACTATCTTCGGCATCAAAATGCTGTAGAAATGTACCTGAATCAAAGAGAGCAGTTAGCTGAGTCGGTACAGCAACGTTTATCTAGTATTCAACCTGATTTGAGTCTAATTCGTTCTCGTTTGTTATCGCAAGAGCAGTCTTAG
- a CDS encoding Rid family detoxifying hydrolase, producing MNATELLAKYAQGERNFQLAKLSGVNLKGANLSGIDLTSSDLTGAELSGASLSNAKLNSVNLSRASLTGANLSGLVESYSLNLSWAALDGADFSAAQINGVNLSHADLDKANLSGANLSGANLSKASLVKANLTRANLKSANLTEAKLQGADLSRADLTNVKLQAANLQGAKLGVVSLPNMDLSSVNFADVDLSKADLSNANFKKACLRGANLERACLQRANLMRANVSGANLKRADLTDSNIYGANFENADLTGTMMPDGEIYEPADSQSTSEKPISITKKIIRTEQAPAPVGPYNQAITATGTMIFVAGQIAIDPRINEIVYPDDIAKQTEQVMKNIEAILAAAGATFNDVVKTSVFLLDMNNFAAMNAVYAKYFDEKTAPARATVQVSRLPKDVLVEIECTAVI from the coding sequence ATGAACGCTACGGAACTTTTAGCAAAATACGCACAAGGGGAACGAAACTTTCAGCTAGCAAAACTGAGTGGGGTCAACCTAAAAGGTGCCAACCTGAGTGGGATAGACTTAACCAGTTCAGATTTGACTGGAGCAGAATTGAGCGGGGCATCCCTGAGCAATGCGAAACTTAACAGTGTAAATCTTAGTAGGGCATCTCTGACGGGTGCAAATTTGAGTGGATTAGTGGAAAGTTACTCACTCAATCTGAGTTGGGCAGCTCTCGACGGTGCTGACTTTAGTGCAGCGCAAATCAACGGTGTTAATTTAAGTCATGCCGATTTAGATAAGGCAAATTTGAGTGGGGCGAATTTGAGCGGGGCGAACCTAAGTAAAGCTTCATTAGTTAAAGCAAACCTCACTAGAGCAAATTTAAAGAGTGCAAATCTGACCGAAGCGAAATTGCAGGGAGCTGATTTAAGTCGAGCCGATTTAACTAATGTGAAACTTCAAGCAGCAAATTTACAGGGAGCTAAACTCGGAGTCGTCAGCCTGCCAAATATGGATTTGTCGAGTGTAAATTTTGCAGATGTAGATTTGAGTAAAGCCGACTTATCTAATGCAAACTTCAAAAAAGCTTGTCTGCGAGGAGCAAATTTAGAGAGAGCTTGTCTGCAACGAGCAAATTTAATGAGGGCAAATGTTAGCGGAGCAAACCTGAAAAGAGCAGATTTGACGGACTCCAATATTTATGGAGCAAACTTTGAGAATGCAGACCTCACAGGTACGATGATGCCTGATGGAGAAATCTACGAACCGGCAGACTCTCAGTCAACTTCAGAAAAACCAATCTCTATCACGAAAAAAATTATCCGTACCGAACAAGCACCGGCACCCGTTGGCCCTTACAATCAAGCAATTACAGCCACCGGCACGATGATCTTTGTTGCCGGCCAAATTGCTATCGATCCCAGAATTAATGAGATTGTCTACCCCGACGATATCGCAAAGCAGACCGAACAAGTAATGAAAAATATTGAAGCGATTCTGGCGGCGGCTGGGGCGACTTTTAACGATGTCGTGAAAACAAGTGTATTTCTTTTAGATATGAATAATTTTGCGGCGATGAATGCCGTTTATGCGAAATATTTTGATGAGAAAACAGCGCCGGCACGCGCTACCGTTCAAGTTTCTCGTTTACCCAAAGATGTGCTGGTTGAAATTGAATGCACTGCGGTAATTTAA
- the phnE gene encoding phosphonate ABC transporter, permease protein PhnE: MKDLVSWWRRYPWLSRLATVAGIFLVYGWALQGLEINLELLKTSWPHITNFISRLWPPNLDVLDIAVKALIETIQMSIWGTTIGAILSLPLAICSAHNLAPRWLQWVANFMQNAVRSVPSIVLGLLFVAATGLGAPAGTLAVSIYTIGYLGKFYQEAIESVEPRSIESLQVAGASWLQIAQYGILPQVLPLGLGYTLYMFEYNIRAASVLGVVGAGGIGFELVNYIRAFEYTKATTMMLVLLVVVTVIDMASSKLRQRLERM, from the coding sequence ATGAAAGATTTGGTGAGTTGGTGGCGACGCTATCCCTGGCTGAGCCGGCTGGCAACGGTTGCCGGCATTTTTTTAGTCTATGGTTGGGCGTTGCAGGGTCTTGAGATTAATCTGGAATTACTGAAGACCAGTTGGCCTCATATCACTAATTTTATCTCCCGGTTGTGGCCTCCGAATTTGGATGTTCTGGATATCGCCGTGAAAGCGCTGATCGAGACGATCCAGATGTCGATTTGGGGAACCACAATTGGGGCAATTCTTTCTCTGCCGCTTGCTATTTGCAGCGCTCACAATTTAGCACCGCGCTGGTTGCAATGGGTTGCAAATTTTATGCAAAATGCCGTGCGTTCAGTCCCGTCTATTGTGTTGGGTTTGCTGTTTGTGGCGGCAACCGGCTTAGGTGCGCCGGCGGGGACGTTGGCAGTGAGCATTTACACCATCGGTTATCTTGGGAAGTTTTATCAAGAGGCGATTGAATCGGTTGAGCCGCGCTCGATTGAATCGTTGCAGGTGGCTGGGGCATCTTGGCTGCAAATTGCTCAATATGGAATTTTGCCGCAAGTGCTGCCCTTGGGTTTAGGTTATACATTATATATGTTTGAATACAACATCCGTGCGGCTTCCGTGCTGGGGGTTGTCGGTGCCGGCGGCATTGGTTTTGAGTTGGTTAATTATATCCGCGCGTTTGAATATACAAAAGCCACCACGATGATGCTGGTGCTGTTGGTGGTGGTGACGGTGATCGATATGGCAAGCAGCAAGTTACGTCAGCGGTTGGAGCGGATGTAG
- a CDS encoding phosphonate ABC transporter ATP-binding protein has protein sequence MTIECEKLHSPYALSLNRPILNGIDCTIQPGEFVALLGLNGAGKSTLLRALVGLLPLQRGEIRINGVVLTPRTLGRIRRDVGLIFQGGGLVRQLPALDNVLCGKLATLPAWQTLWGFSKADRRHALDLLANLGLKDLAYQKTDRLSGGQQQRVAIARALMQSPQILLADEPTAGLDVKVAQQVMDIFADLHRQQGMTVVTVLHDLGMASAYAERAIILDAGRVVYDGPCRNLSERFAELTQVSI, from the coding sequence ATGACTATCGAGTGTGAAAAACTACATAGCCCTTACGCCCTGTCGCTCAATCGTCCGATTCTGAATGGCATTGATTGCACGATCCAGCCGGGGGAATTTGTGGCGTTGCTCGGGCTGAATGGGGCCGGCAAGTCTACACTATTGCGGGCGCTGGTGGGGCTACTGCCATTGCAACGCGGCGAGATCCGCATTAATGGCGTGGTGCTGACTCCGCGCACACTGGGGCGGATTCGCCGAGATGTCGGCTTAATTTTTCAGGGCGGGGGGCTGGTGCGCCAGTTGCCGGCTTTGGATAATGTGCTGTGTGGAAAGCTGGCGACGTTGCCGGCATGGCAAACCCTGTGGGGCTTCAGCAAGGCAGATCGCCGGCACGCTTTGGATTTGCTGGCTAATTTGGGGCTGAAGGATTTGGCTTACCAAAAAACCGACCGGCTCAGTGGGGGACAGCAACAGCGGGTAGCGATCGCACGGGCGCTGATGCAATCTCCGCAGATTTTGCTAGCGGATGAACCGACTGCCGGCTTGGATGTGAAGGTGGCGCAACAGGTGATGGACATTTTTGCCGATCTCCACCGGCAGCAAGGAATGACGGTTGTAACGGTTTTGCACGATTTGGGAATGGCGAGTGCCTACGCAGAACGGGCAATTATTTTAGATGCCGGTCGTGTGGTTTATGATGGCCCTTGCCGCAATTTATCAGAGCGATTTGCGGAATTAACTCAAGTTTCTATTTGA
- a CDS encoding phosphate/phosphite/phosphonate ABC transporter substrate-binding protein produces MSLSSLTKELFRIAGKRVGLNAGIAVVVLAGLIGCGQEQSAQNTPATTESTPVVKTTQTTTTVQTATKPLTRLTVAFASRKESTDLEQKAKAVGEFLSKEVGMPVDTVIGDDTAAVEALNADRADVAFLSSRPALKAEELTGARMALAEVRKDYSGGHTYNSVLVVPADSPLESKATAKETLEQLKDKKMAFASRTSGSGFIMPTGEFVNQGFVDGPDRLENFFSEVTYGDGYGSALQAVLRGQADVAAVSEYALKAPYITEEEAKQLRVLHKIPGVPAHGIVIDDDVPAETREKLVNAMMKLNEPANNQMFTALYNSTELVKVDHETHLSPMRDAMKRAGVTP; encoded by the coding sequence ATGTCACTTTCAAGTTTGACAAAAGAGCTATTCAGAATCGCGGGTAAACGGGTGGGACTGAATGCCGGCATCGCAGTGGTCGTGCTGGCGGGTTTAATCGGCTGTGGGCAAGAACAGTCAGCCCAAAATACCCCAGCGACGACTGAAAGCACCCCCGTTGTTAAAACAACTCAGACGACCACGACTGTCCAGACTGCGACAAAACCCCTAACTCGCCTGACGGTTGCTTTTGCAAGTCGCAAAGAATCTACAGATTTGGAGCAAAAAGCCAAGGCTGTCGGAGAGTTCCTCTCGAAAGAAGTGGGGATGCCGGTGGATACAGTGATTGGCGATGACACCGCAGCCGTTGAAGCGTTGAACGCCGATCGCGCTGATGTCGCCTTCTTGAGCAGCCGGCCCGCTTTGAAAGCCGAGGAATTAACCGGCGCGCGTATGGCCCTCGCTGAGGTGCGGAAAGATTATTCGGGTGGACACACCTATAACTCTGTATTGGTAGTGCCCGCAGATAGCCCTCTAGAGTCTAAGGCGACCGCGAAGGAAACCTTGGAACAGCTAAAAGATAAAAAAATGGCGTTTGCCTCTCGCACCTCTGGATCGGGCTTTATTATGCCCACCGGCGAGTTCGTCAACCAGGGATTTGTGGATGGCCCTGATCGCTTAGAGAATTTCTTTAGCGAAGTCACCTATGGTGATGGCTACGGCAGCGCCTTGCAAGCAGTATTGCGAGGTCAGGCTGACGTGGCTGCAGTTTCGGAATACGCCCTTAAGGCTCCTTATATTACAGAAGAGGAAGCCAAACAGTTGCGGGTTCTTCACAAGATTCCTGGTGTACCGGCGCACGGGATTGTTATAGATGATGATGTGCCGGCGGAGACCAGAGAAAAGCTCGTGAATGCAATGATGAAGTTGAACGAGCCGGCAAACAATCAAATGTTCACCGCGCTTTATAATTCAACCGAATTGGTGAAAGTCGATCATGAGACTCACCTCTCACCGATGCGCGACGCGATGAAACGGGCGGGAGTGACCCCGTAA
- a CDS encoding NUDIX domain-containing protein produces the protein MTYKNPVPTVDIIIELIDRPHRPIILIERRNPPYGWAIPGGFVDEGESVETAAAREAEEETGLPVQLVEQFHVYSDPKRDPRKHTLSIVFIATATGNPQAADDAKDLGIFESWRVPADLCFDHDQILRDYWHYRHYGIRPRLNY, from the coding sequence GTGACTTATAAAAATCCTGTCCCTACGGTCGATATCATTATTGAGCTGATCGACCGGCCCCACCGCCCTATCATACTCATTGAACGTCGCAATCCTCCCTATGGCTGGGCGATTCCCGGCGGTTTTGTTGATGAGGGAGAGTCTGTGGAAACGGCAGCTGCACGAGAGGCTGAAGAAGAAACAGGGCTGCCGGTGCAGTTGGTGGAACAATTTCATGTATATTCTGACCCCAAGCGCGACCCACGAAAGCACACGCTTAGTATTGTGTTTATCGCGACGGCCACCGGCAATCCCCAAGCTGCTGATGATGCAAAGGATTTGGGGATTTTTGAGTCTTGGCGCGTGCCGGCAGACCTATGTTTCGATCACGATCAAATCCTGCGGGATTACTGGCACTACCGGCACTACGGCATCCGTCCTCGTCTAAATTATTAA
- the malQ gene encoding 4-alpha-glucanotransferase, which yields MPHRASGILLHPSSLPGRFGIGDLGPEAYRFVDFLAESGQQLWQVLPLGPTGYGNSPYMSYSALAGNPLLISPELVRDNGLLTDQDLAGVPEFPVERVDYDQVIAVKMDLLWKACQNFQRQPQDEFEAFCAHHAHWLDDYAMFMAIKQMNRGKGWNAWNPALANREPEALASAKMLLETEISFRKYLQFEFFRQWALLKRYTNDRRIQILGDLPIYVAHDSADVWANPQNFCLNPKTGETTLMAGVPPDYFSATGQLWGNPIYNWDILKEKDYHWWVQRFQGMLELVDWIRIDHFRGFEAYWAVKSGETTALHGQWMTGPGAAFFESIEEQLGRLPFIAEDLGTITPEVEALRDQFNMPGMKILHFAFGAGWGNAYLPHNYARNTVAYTGTHDNDTTLGWFNHLSNREKEEVRRYLGRTDDEEIHWDLIRAAMNSVADWAITPLQDILGIGSEGRMNTPGKGEGNWEWRYTDGALTNELRHRILSLSEVYGRFY from the coding sequence ATGCCCCACAGAGCTAGCGGGATTTTGCTACACCCATCCTCCTTGCCCGGACGTTTTGGTATTGGTGACTTAGGCCCAGAAGCTTATCGCTTCGTTGATTTTCTGGCAGAGAGTGGCCAACAGTTGTGGCAAGTCTTACCCTTGGGTCCCACCGGCTATGGCAATTCGCCGTATATGTCCTATTCCGCACTGGCCGGCAACCCCCTACTGATCAGCCCAGAACTGGTGCGAGACAATGGCTTGCTTACCGATCAAGATTTAGCCGGTGTACCAGAATTTCCCGTCGAGAGAGTCGATTATGACCAAGTAATCGCCGTAAAAATGGACTTGCTGTGGAAAGCTTGCCAAAATTTCCAACGGCAGCCACAAGATGAATTTGAAGCATTCTGCGCTCATCACGCACACTGGCTGGATGACTACGCCATGTTTATGGCGATTAAGCAGATGAATCGGGGAAAAGGTTGGAATGCGTGGAACCCAGCCCTTGCCAACCGTGAACCCGAAGCCCTGGCATCCGCCAAGATGCTGCTAGAAACCGAAATTTCCTTCCGCAAATACCTACAGTTTGAGTTCTTTCGCCAGTGGGCGCTGCTCAAGCGCTACACCAATGATCGCCGCATCCAGATCCTCGGAGATCTTCCGATCTATGTTGCCCATGACAGCGCTGATGTCTGGGCGAACCCCCAAAACTTTTGCTTGAATCCCAAAACCGGCGAAACCACACTCATGGCCGGTGTCCCACCCGACTACTTTAGCGCCACCGGCCAGTTGTGGGGCAATCCCATTTATAACTGGGACATCCTTAAAGAGAAAGACTATCACTGGTGGGTGCAGCGCTTCCAGGGAATGCTGGAATTAGTAGACTGGATTCGGATTGACCATTTTCGGGGCTTTGAAGCCTACTGGGCGGTCAAATCCGGCGAAACCACTGCGTTGCATGGCCAGTGGATGACAGGGCCGGGAGCCGCTTTTTTTGAGTCAATCGAAGAACAGTTAGGCCGGCTACCCTTTATTGCCGAGGATCTGGGCACAATTACCCCAGAAGTTGAAGCGCTGCGGGATCAGTTTAATATGCCGGGAATGAAGATTTTGCATTTTGCCTTTGGTGCCGGCTGGGGCAACGCTTATTTACCCCACAATTACGCGCGTAACACTGTTGCTTACACCGGCACTCACGATAATGACACAACTCTAGGCTGGTTCAATCATCTGTCAAACCGCGAAAAAGAGGAAGTCCGGCGTTATTTAGGTCGCACTGACGATGAAGAAATTCATTGGGATCTAATTCGGGCGGCTATGAATTCTGTTGCGGATTGGGCAATTACTCCGCTTCAAGATATTTTGGGAATCGGCAGTGAAGGGCGGATGAATACCCCTGGTAAAGGTGAGGGAAATTGGGAATGGCGATACACAGATGGTGCATTAACCAATGAACTACGTCATCGCATTCTTTCCCTAAGTGAAGTTTATGGCCGGTTTTATTAA
- the malQ gene encoding 4-alpha-glucanotransferase encodes MLFPRSSGILLHPTSFPSRFGIGDLGEEARRFVDFLAESRQTLWQVLPVGPTGYGNSPYMSYSALAGNPLLISPDRLRDDGLLTEEDFRDLPEFPENRVDFEKVAQVKIPLLQKACENFKAHASEELQQEFRTFCESKVYWLNDYALFMALKEAHAGDGWHTWDAGISKRHPEAIELWEKQLSDQLLFQKFTQFVFFRQWSAIKHYANERQIQIIGDIPIYVAHDSADVWAHPESFCLNQETGEPALMAGVPPDYFSVTGQLWGNPVYNWEYLQQNDFDWWVQRFKFMLDYVDIIRIDHFRGFESFWAVPQGETTAVNGEWVDAPGEAFFTVLNDKLGKLPVMAEDLGMITPEVKDLLDKFEFPGMKVLHFAFGGDADNPYLPFQYPHNSVVYTGTHDNDTTVGWFSQVSEQEKESLLRYLGCTGNDGIHWDLIRLALSSVSSQALIPLQDILGLGTEARMNFPSKAEGNWEWRYWHNALTDDLRDRFRTLTETYGRVPKKSD; translated from the coding sequence ATGCTTTTTCCAAGATCTAGCGGTATTTTGCTTCACCCAACTTCTTTTCCTAGTAGATTTGGAATTGGCGATTTGGGAGAAGAAGCCCGTCGCTTTGTTGATTTTCTGGCAGAAAGCCGACAGACATTATGGCAAGTTTTGCCGGTGGGTCCCACGGGATACGGCAACTCTCCTTATATGTCTTATTCTGCACTCGCCGGCAATCCACTTTTAATCAGCCCAGATCGACTGCGGGATGACGGGTTACTAACCGAAGAAGATTTCAGAGATTTGCCTGAATTTCCCGAAAATCGTGTGGATTTTGAGAAAGTTGCTCAAGTCAAAATTCCCTTGCTGCAAAAAGCGTGTGAAAATTTTAAAGCTCACGCTTCTGAAGAGTTGCAACAAGAATTTCGGACATTCTGCGAGAGCAAAGTTTACTGGCTTAATGACTATGCCTTATTCATGGCGCTCAAAGAAGCCCACGCCGGCGATGGTTGGCACACTTGGGATGCCGGTATTTCTAAACGCCACCCGGAAGCCATAGAGTTGTGGGAAAAACAGCTAAGCGATCAGTTATTATTCCAGAAATTTACTCAGTTTGTCTTCTTTCGCCAGTGGTCAGCGATCAAGCATTATGCGAATGAGCGCCAAATTCAAATTATTGGGGATATTCCCATTTATGTTGCTCATGACAGTGCAGATGTTTGGGCACACCCGGAAAGTTTTTGCCTCAATCAAGAAACAGGTGAGCCGGCTTTAATGGCCGGCGTTCCACCGGATTATTTTAGTGTCACCGGCCAACTCTGGGGTAACCCGGTTTATAACTGGGAATACCTGCAACAAAACGATTTTGATTGGTGGGTGCAGCGCTTCAAATTCATGCTTGATTATGTGGATATTATTCGCATTGACCACTTCCGAGGGTTTGAATCTTTCTGGGCAGTGCCTCAAGGCGAAACTACCGCAGTAAATGGGGAGTGGGTTGATGCGCCGGGGGAAGCTTTCTTTACGGTGCTTAATGATAAATTGGGCAAGCTTCCTGTGATGGCTGAAGATTTAGGAATGATCACACCAGAAGTGAAGGACTTACTAGATAAGTTTGAATTTCCTGGGATGAAAGTTTTGCATTTTGCTTTTGGGGGCGATGCAGACAATCCTTATTTGCCCTTCCAATATCCGCATAACAGCGTGGTTTACACCGGCACCCACGATAATGACACAACCGTTGGCTGGTTCAGCCAAGTATCTGAACAGGAAAAAGAGTCTTTGTTGCGTTATTTAGGCTGCACCGGCAACGATGGAATTCATTGGGATCTCATCCGTTTAGCCTTGAGTTCTGTCTCTAGCCAAGCTCTAATTCCCTTACAAGATATTTTAGGACTAGGCACCGAAGCCCGGATGAATTTTCCCAGCAAAGCAGAAGGAAATTGGGAGTGGCGCTATTGGCACAATGCGTTAACGGACGACTTGCGAGATCGCTTCAGAACTTTAACAGAAACCTATGGCCGAGTCCCGAAAAAAAGTGACTAG
- a CDS encoding helix-turn-helix domain-containing protein, translated as MMKNKKKPIRNFEQERAEKLSELGAKLRQVRENQDLSLEDVAARTMIRSGMLHAIEEGKLQHLPEPVYIQGFIRRFADALGMNGALLASDFPTETNLRLFKYSWIQLSPPQLRPIHLYLVYIFLIMCSVNGMSYMMNRSVAQVSGLDNKQELKNQPSQGNQAPTGQLAKVENASLLKTVTNSNQAVRVGLTLKAESWIQIVADGKIEFEGVLSEGTQRSWEAKQQLVVTAGNAGGVLVAVNNGQAKQMGEPGKVEEVTVKANPRS; from the coding sequence ATGATGAAAAATAAGAAAAAACCTATACGCAATTTTGAGCAAGAACGCGCAGAAAAGCTTTCAGAACTGGGAGCAAAACTGCGTCAAGTCCGTGAAAACCAGGATTTGTCCCTAGAAGATGTTGCGGCTAGGACAATGATCCGGTCGGGAATGCTGCACGCAATTGAGGAAGGCAAGTTACAACACCTGCCAGAGCCGGTTTACATTCAGGGATTTATCCGGCGTTTTGCTGATGCTCTGGGGATGAATGGTGCCTTGCTGGCGAGTGATTTTCCCACGGAAACGAATCTGCGATTGTTCAAATATTCTTGGATACAATTATCCCCGCCTCAATTAAGACCGATTCATCTGTATTTGGTTTACATATTCCTAATTATGTGTTCAGTTAACGGGATGTCTTACATGATGAACCGTTCTGTAGCGCAGGTGAGCGGTTTGGACAATAAGCAGGAGTTAAAGAACCAGCCGTCTCAAGGAAACCAAGCGCCAACCGGCCAACTGGCAAAGGTAGAGAACGCTAGCTTATTGAAAACCGTCACAAATTCCAATCAGGCTGTAAGAGTTGGCCTTACTTTAAAGGCTGAATCTTGGATACAAATTGTTGCCGACGGCAAAATTGAGTTTGAGGGGGTTTTGTCGGAAGGAACGCAGCGCAGTTGGGAAGCTAAACAGCAACTGGTTGTGACTGCCGGCAACGCGGGGGGTGTGTTAGTCGCGGTTAATAACGGGCAAGCCAAGCAAATGGGCGAACCCGGAAAGGTTGAGGAAGTGACGGTTAAGGCAAATCCTCGATCTTAA
- a CDS encoding pseudouridine synthase — translation MEERLQKILSEWGVASRRQAEKMILEGRVHLNGQVVRLGQKANPECDEIEVDGVPLKPAYRPQSVYLLLHKPKGVVSTCSDPWKRSTVLDLLPASLRKGQGLHPIGRLDAESTGALLLTNDGGLTFGLTHPRHGIPKTYQVWVQGYPPESVLEAWRKGVILSGKKTLPAQVRALAKYPGSQTLLEVILKEGRNRQIRRVAEQLGYPVVNLHRTAIGPILLEPPEEPMLKPGTYRPLKDFELRFLQTQLNLTSVNVPADIEEHTL, via the coding sequence ATGGAGGAACGACTGCAAAAAATTCTCTCTGAATGGGGAGTTGCCTCGCGCCGGCAAGCTGAAAAAATGATTCTAGAAGGGCGAGTGCATCTGAATGGCCAAGTGGTACGGCTGGGGCAAAAAGCCAATCCAGAGTGCGATGAAATTGAAGTGGATGGAGTCCCCCTCAAGCCGGCTTATCGTCCTCAGTCGGTGTATCTATTGCTTCACAAGCCCAAGGGAGTCGTATCTACCTGTAGCGACCCGTGGAAGCGGTCTACAGTGTTGGATTTACTGCCGGCATCACTTCGCAAAGGTCAGGGCTTGCATCCCATCGGACGCTTAGACGCTGAATCAACAGGAGCGTTGCTGCTGACTAATGACGGAGGGCTGACATTTGGCCTTACTCACCCCCGTCACGGCATTCCCAAAACCTATCAAGTCTGGGTGCAAGGTTATCCCCCTGAATCGGTTTTGGAAGCATGGCGCAAAGGCGTTATCCTATCTGGCAAAAAAACATTACCCGCCCAAGTCCGTGCCCTAGCAAAGTATCCTGGTTCTCAAACACTTTTGGAAGTAATTCTTAAAGAGGGCAGAAACCGCCAGATTAGAAGGGTCGCAGAACAGTTAGGATATCCAGTGGTTAACCTGCACCGCACGGCAATAGGACCCATTTTATTGGAACCCCCCGAAGAACCAATGTTGAAACCTGGTACTTACCGCCCTCTGAAAGATTTTGAGCTAAGGTTCTTGCAAACCCAGCTCAACCTAACATCAGTTAATGTGCCAGCAGACATTGAGGAGCACACCCTATGA